Proteins encoded within one genomic window of Brachybacterium avium:
- a CDS encoding class I SAM-dependent methyltransferase, whose amino-acid sequence MASPTRARTTLPGANRPVAKTAGHWLLASIGKTVLRPGGRETTQWLLDHIGIPGSTVVEFAPGLGITAREILDRGPRRYVGVDSDAQAVTTVSALLPAGDHQVIEASAEHTSLPAGCADAVLGEAMLTMHTDRRKLEIMREAARLLRPGGVYAIHEMGLTPVDLSPGTKDEIRRALARSIRVNARPLTIPEWVALADEAGFQVTDTYRTSMSLLDPRRMIADEGLLGTVRIIGNVLRRPEVRRRVLAMRRVFTTHRDHLLGVGFILTRRAE is encoded by the coding sequence ATGGCATCCCCTACCCGAGCCCGCACCACCCTCCCCGGCGCGAATCGACCTGTCGCGAAGACCGCCGGACACTGGTTGCTGGCGAGCATCGGCAAGACGGTGCTGCGCCCCGGTGGCCGGGAGACCACGCAGTGGCTGCTCGACCACATCGGCATCCCGGGGTCCACCGTCGTCGAGTTCGCCCCCGGCCTCGGCATCACCGCCCGGGAGATCCTCGACCGAGGCCCCCGCCGGTACGTCGGCGTGGATTCCGATGCGCAGGCCGTCACGACCGTCTCCGCTCTCCTTCCCGCCGGGGACCATCAGGTCATCGAGGCCTCCGCCGAGCACACGAGCCTCCCCGCGGGCTGCGCCGACGCCGTGCTCGGCGAAGCGATGCTGACCATGCACACCGACCGCAGGAAGCTCGAGATCATGCGCGAGGCGGCCCGCCTGCTCCGGCCGGGAGGCGTCTACGCCATCCACGAGATGGGTCTGACACCCGTCGACCTCTCCCCCGGGACCAAGGACGAGATCCGCAGGGCGCTGGCGCGCTCCATCCGCGTCAACGCCCGGCCGCTGACGATCCCCGAATGGGTCGCGCTGGCCGACGAGGCCGGGTTCCAGGTCACCGATACCTACCGCACCTCGATGTCGCTGCTGGACCCGCGCCGGATGATCGCCGACGAGGGCCTGCTCGGGACCGTCCGGATCATCGGGAATGTGCTCCGCCGCCCCGAGGTCCGCCGCCGCGTCCTCGCGATGCGCAGAGTCTTCACCACCCACCGCGACCACCTGCTCGGAGTCGGATTCATCCTGACCCGCAGAGCAGAGTGA
- a CDS encoding cupin domain-containing protein, with the protein MSDPTTTRRPVYRPDGFGTPASRDSDPMTVLPLTEQAPAPNPQRPRPAVKRLLQGDGANLIAFTFAPGQNLPDHTAAHPIIVQCVSGTLDFSSGGDTERLRPGTVIHLREGVMHRVDCPADAAEEASVLLLTMLTGERHQG; encoded by the coding sequence GTGTCCGACCCGACCACCACTCGCCGTCCCGTCTACCGTCCCGACGGCTTCGGAACCCCTGCGTCCCGGGACTCCGACCCCATGACCGTCCTGCCCCTGACCGAGCAGGCGCCCGCCCCGAACCCGCAGCGTCCCCGCCCTGCCGTGAAGCGACTCCTGCAGGGCGACGGCGCCAACCTCATCGCCTTCACCTTCGCTCCCGGACAGAACCTGCCCGACCACACGGCGGCGCACCCCATCATCGTGCAGTGCGTGTCCGGGACGCTGGACTTCAGCTCGGGTGGCGACACCGAACGGCTCCGCCCCGGCACCGTCATCCATCTGCGGGAGGGCGTCATGCACCGGGTGGACTGCCCGGCCGACGCTGCGGAGGAGGCCAGCGTGCTGCTGCTGACCATGCTCACCGGCGAACGGCACCAGGGGTAG
- a CDS encoding NAD(P)/FAD-dependent oxidoreductase encodes MEQEHIVLVGGGLAGAHAAAELRKRGFDGDLTLLSDEAERPYDHVPLSKEFLHGGHGYHPLFLHDEGFYREHRIDLRLEARVSRVDPDDDTVHLDGGEKLRYSAALLATGAAARRLPLPGAVGATPLAGVHHLRTLGEAERLRSELRAARRVVVIGAGLLGCEITASAAALGKDVALLSRGPLPLASALGTEMATVYRDLHLEHGVRVLSSVEAAELRGSGRVDGVLLTDGRTVPADLVVIAVGAVPRTGLAEAAGLAVGDGIITDSALATSAPRLYAAGDVASVWYPRTGRHERRDHFATARTQGKAVARSMLGERVCYDEVPFFFSDQYDVWMEHTGAVLPGAELVVHGDTEARRFVAFWMRDGQITAAMNMGLKGVPDAVTPLIHAGEQVSDRDLRRIVADARPA; translated from the coding sequence ATGGAGCAGGAGCACATCGTCCTCGTCGGTGGTGGTCTTGCGGGTGCGCACGCCGCCGCCGAACTGCGAAAGCGTGGATTCGACGGTGACCTCACGCTGCTCAGCGACGAGGCTGAGCGGCCCTACGACCATGTGCCGCTGTCCAAGGAATTTCTTCATGGCGGCCACGGGTATCACCCGCTCTTCCTCCACGACGAGGGCTTCTATCGCGAGCACCGGATCGATCTCCGACTGGAGGCGCGCGTCTCACGGGTGGATCCGGACGACGACACCGTCCACCTCGATGGCGGAGAGAAGCTCCGCTACTCCGCGGCGCTCCTGGCGACCGGGGCTGCCGCACGAAGGCTGCCGCTGCCCGGTGCTGTGGGCGCGACACCGCTGGCCGGCGTGCACCACCTCCGCACCCTCGGTGAGGCCGAGCGGCTGCGGAGCGAACTCCGGGCGGCCCGGCGCGTCGTCGTCATCGGTGCCGGACTGCTCGGCTGTGAGATCACTGCGAGCGCGGCGGCGCTGGGCAAGGACGTCGCCCTGCTCAGCCGCGGCCCGCTGCCGTTGGCCAGCGCGCTGGGGACGGAGATGGCCACGGTCTACCGGGACCTGCACCTCGAGCACGGCGTCCGGGTCCTCTCGTCTGTCGAGGCCGCGGAGCTGCGCGGGTCCGGACGGGTGGACGGGGTGCTGCTGACCGACGGACGGACGGTTCCCGCCGATCTCGTGGTGATCGCCGTGGGAGCCGTGCCGCGCACCGGTCTCGCGGAGGCGGCGGGGCTCGCCGTCGGCGACGGCATCATCACCGACAGCGCGCTGGCGACCAGCGCCCCACGGCTGTACGCCGCCGGTGACGTGGCCTCCGTCTGGTATCCGCGGACAGGACGGCACGAACGGCGCGACCACTTCGCCACGGCGCGCACCCAGGGCAAGGCGGTGGCCCGGAGCATGCTGGGCGAGCGGGTCTGCTATGACGAGGTGCCGTTCTTCTTCTCCGACCAGTACGACGTCTGGATGGAGCACACGGGGGCAGTGCTTCCCGGCGCCGAGCTCGTGGTGCACGGCGACACGGAGGCGCGCCGGTTCGTCGCGTTCTGGATGCGTGATGGACAGATCACCGCGGCGATGAACATGGGGCTCAAGGGCGTGCCCGACGCGGTGACACCGCTCATCCACGCCGGGGAGCAGGTCAGCGATCGAGATCTGAGGCGGATCGTCGCGGACGCGCGGCCCGCGTAG